Proteins encoded by one window of Raphanus sativus cultivar WK10039 unplaced genomic scaffold, ASM80110v3 Scaffold0333, whole genome shotgun sequence:
- the LOC130501925 gene encoding uncharacterized protein LOC130501925: MCKGFGSTLTGPALQRYINLSIKSIKSFADLSDQFVEQFASNRNLEKTSDDLYEVLQHRSEPLRSYIAPFYQEKVAIPECNADTAISAFKRGLLMEGELYKDLTKYKGRSMEDVLSRAWAQVR, translated from the coding sequence ATGTGTAAAGGATTCGGGTCTACTCTGACCGGTCCTGCTCTCCAAAGGTACATCAATCTCTCAATCAAGTCCATCAAGTCCTTTGCGGACCTTAGCGATCAATTCGTGGAGCAATTCGCCAGCAACCGCAACTTAGAGAAGACCTCAGACGATCTTTATGAGGTCCTTCAACACAGGAGCGAGCCCTTGCGTTCATACATAGCACCTTTCTACCAGGAAAAGGTGGCTATTCCCGAATGTAACGCTGACACGGCCATCTCGGCCTTCAAGAGAGGCCTACTCATGGAAGGAGAACTCTACAAAGACCTAACAAAGTATAAGGGAAGGTCAATGGAAGACGTACTATCTCGAGCTTGGGCCCAAGTGAGATGA